From the Companilactobacillus ginsenosidimutans genome, the window AAAGGTACCAAGATTATGGAGATTATATTCTCAAGTACCAGCGCTGTGAAATATTTTATAGGTAAAATCACCGGAGTAATGCTAGTTATTTTGACGCAGATTCTTGTTTATATCATCGGTGGAAAGCTTGGTCTGATGTATGCTCAGCAAGCAAGTGCCACAAAGGATTTCATGCATCAATATGGCTCACTGGTCAACGACATAGTTCATAATCTATTGAATGTTAACTTGCTATTCCTACTTCTTGGGGTAGTCATGTACACGATTCTAGCAGCGTTAAGTGGCGCCTTGGTCTCCAAAGCAGAAGATGCGTCGAAGGCAGCACAGCCGTCAATAATGCTTAGTATTCTAGCGTTCTTTGCGACGTTCCCATTCCAGAATAATGTCGATGCGGTATTTGTAAAAGTATGTTCCTACGTACCATTTTTGTCGTCTTACTTTATGCCAATGAGAATCATCAATAATAATGCCAGCCCAGTCGAAGTTATGATTTCACTGGTAATTTTAATTGCGACAATAATTTTATCCTCATATTACATTGGAAAAATGTATAAGGGTCTTATGCTTCAAACAGATAGTGGCGGATTTATTAGTAGTTTAAAAGCGGGAATTCGCTATAAATAACCCCTGTTAATAAAGGAATATTGTTTCTTGATATATCCGAGTATTTAGTTAGCTTGCGACATTGCTGATGTGCTAAACTGGCGAAAAATACCAGTATTGGAGACACGATTGACAGTTGCATATAAATTAATTAAATTTCTTTCCATCGCATTATTTGGTCTGCTGATTGTTGGTTGTTCTCGTGAAGCAAGTGGAGTTTCAGGTGCTCATTTTAGTGCGCCCGCAAAATTGACTTTTTCATTCAAACCGGGTTTACCCAAAGAAATACAAGGGACTTATTATCGATCAGAATTATCCTCTGGTAAGTTCTCCGACGATGAATTTTATAAATTGTCGATTGATAAAAATGACGTTTTTATCAAAAAGTATGGTGTCAAAGGAACCCAGTCTGAGGGGACTAAGTTATATTCCCACAAGATTTCTAAAGGGGTTTATATTATTCAAGATTATTGGGATCGCTACAACAAAGTCATCCTAACTAAGTCAGGTAATATTGAAATTTCCCATGAATTCAATCGTTATGACGACGCCGTCAATTCAGAAGATATGACTGAATTTTATCATCATAAACCAGATGTCACTTTTGGATTATCACCTTCAGATTTGGATAATACTTATTACACATCAGACGATGATTTTACTCGATATTATGATTTTGATGTTGCAGGTAGTAACTATGCTTCATATGTATTGTGGCAAATCAACCCGGATGGGACCGAGTCGATTATGGAACGATACAATCATTTGGTTGCCAAAAAGGGTCGCTATAATTTGTTCAACGACGACGGAAATGATGAAAAATATACTACCTTGAGTAAGATTGGTAAGGACAAACTCCAAGATGCTGAAACCGGAGAGACTTTCACTCTATATAAGGGTAAAGGATCACCAAAAGAGCAGGCTTGGGATTTGTTGCATGTACAGATGAAACCACCTGTGATAGAAAAATAGAGAATTTGTGTAAGAGAGCTGAAATAGCTCTCTTTTTTTACAATCATTTTCATTTATCGAAAGTGATAAAATGATAATAATAGATTTAAGTAGGGGGAATTTTTGTGCAGGGGTTACTTTTAGTAAATTTAGGTTCACCAGACTCTCCGGAAACCAAAGACGTTAAGAGCTATTTAAAAGAATTCTTAAGTGATCAAAATGTAGTTGAGATGCCAAAGGCAGTTTGGCAACCAATTTTGAAAGGAATTGTTTTACCAATGAGATCTTGGCGTTCAGCTACTTTTTACAAGCACTCTTGGACAAAAAGTGGTTCGCCATTAATTGTCTACACGCAAATAATCACTAATCAGGTACAAGCACTTTTGCCGGACTGGAATGTCAAAATGGCAATGACTTATAAGCATCCTGATATTGTTGAGACTCTGCAACAGATGAAACAAGACGGCTGCGACAACATAATATTGTTGCCACTATTTCCGCAGTACACACAGAGCACGACTAAATCGATAATCGAACAAGCTGAGTCCGCCAATGTCGACTTGACCATCATTAAAGATTTTTACCAAGAGCCTGTGTATCAAAAAATTCTGGCTGCTAAAATTCAGGAGTCGTGGGATCAGGGGAATTACGACGAGTTGCTAATTAGCTATCATAGTATTCCTACAGCTATGGTAAAACATGGTGACCCGTATCTTACTGAGTGTGCTGACACCACAAACGCGGTCTCAAAACAGCTTAATATTCCCGATGACAAAATCAAAATGGTCTTTCAATCTAAATTTGGTCCGATGCCTTGGCTGAAGCCTTATTTGAAAAATACTCTGATGCAGGAGGTCCAACTGGGTGTGCGTAAGATTTTGATTGCAACACCTTCATTTGTTGCAGACTGTCTGGAGACACTGGAAGAGGATTATGTTCAAAACTATCAGACTTTCAAAGCCAGTGGTGGGGATGTATTCCAGTTAGTTCCACCCATGAATGATGACAAAAGGTTTAGTCAGTTTCTGGCAGATCTTGCGGTTAGAAATGAGGTTCAATAATGACCGATGTTAAAAAGAGCCTCGATGACATCAATGAGAGTGTTAAAGTTCCCAGTGTCTACGAAAGCTCATTTGTTCAGAAATTTTTAGCATACAGTGGGCCGGGTGCCTTGGTGGCTGTTGGATACATGGATCCGGGAAACTGGTTGACATCGTTGTCAGGTGGTAGCCAATATCGATACGAGTTACTGTCGGTATTGCTCATTTCAATTATCGTGGCGATGTTCATGCAGTCACTCTCTATAAAACTTGGAGTGGTCGCACGGCAAGAT encodes:
- the hemH gene encoding ferrochelatase codes for the protein MFVQGLLLVNLGSPDSPETKDVKSYLKEFLSDQNVVEMPKAVWQPILKGIVLPMRSWRSATFYKHSWTKSGSPLIVYTQIITNQVQALLPDWNVKMAMTYKHPDIVETLQQMKQDGCDNIILLPLFPQYTQSTTKSIIEQAESANVDLTIIKDFYQEPVYQKILAAKIQESWDQGNYDELLISYHSIPTAMVKHGDPYLTECADTTNAVSKQLNIPDDKIKMVFQSKFGPMPWLKPYLKNTLMQEVQLGVRKILIATPSFVADCLETLEEDYVQNYQTFKASGGDVFQLVPPMNDDKRFSQFLADLAVRNEVQ
- a CDS encoding ABC transporter permease, which translates into the protein MRKFWIVAGQTYLRQVKSWSFVMLVLMPFIFAGVGFGIGYIGANSGSDHDKIAVISSEDSLREQYIRQNKDDVNKVYTSETAASKALKGDKIAGYLVLSTSATKIKAEYYGNDDISGDMKSHVNLYLNQVQQGLNVKNSQMTGTQLATLQNKYSFDQHIKKDTGKSNTAKQISFWILVVMVYMILISYSTITAQEIASEKGTKIMEIIFSSTSAVKYFIGKITGVMLVILTQILVYIIGGKLGLMYAQQASATKDFMHQYGSLVNDIVHNLLNVNLLFLLLGVVMYTILAALSGALVSKAEDASKAAQPSIMLSILAFFATFPFQNNVDAVFVKVCSYVPFLSSYFMPMRIINNNASPVEVMISLVILIATIILSSYYIGKMYKGLMLQTDSGGFISSLKAGIRYK